One Glycine soja cultivar W05 chromosome 7, ASM419377v2, whole genome shotgun sequence genomic window, taaataacctccccaacaaattaaaataaaatttgttcaaTGGGAAGCCTATATAGGTAAGTGTGACAAGAACTCACATAAGTTATTCTAGAATCTTAATCCATAGAACAAAAGCCAGCCACAATTAatacttattatataacataattatatatcatatatctCCCTTTCCAGCTTCATCACTTGTTCATCTAGCTGGTGTCTCTAGCACAATGTGTGATTTGCGTGCAACCACGATTGTAAGGGTTGGCACGACCCCTCTGCTGGCAATTGTAGTAGGATCTTCCACGGTTACCACATGGCACATTGTTGGCATTTAGGGCACCATAGCTAATGTACTGTTGCCGGCCAGCGAGCGTTCGACGATTGGTCTCTGAATCAAGCAACATCTCATTGTCATCTCCAATGAGATCATGGACCACAGCAGCACCATGAAAGCCATATTCATGATGAACACTAGAAGCCTCAGCCACCATGGCCAAGGCCAGGGCCAAGAGGAGGAAAGAGAGCCAGGGTTTGAAGTTCATTTCAAAAGGGTAGGGTAGGgtagtgagttttttttttttttttttggctttggaATGTaaaagagaatgagaagagCCTTTAGGGCTGATTTTATCGCTGTCCTTCCTTGTGTAGGAGGGGAAAGAAGAGGATATAGGAGAAAAAAGTTGAGTAGGTAGTTAGTTTCTAGGGATAAAAAAGGATAGATTTTCGTGGCTGTTACTTGTGATTTAACGTAATTTTGGGCAGTGCCCGATTCTTGCTCCTGCTTTTTCTCTTATGCTCTTTGTGACTTAGAATTAATTCTATATATGCTAGATAGAGATCATGTGTTGtggtttatactttatatttcaAATGCATGACTGCCATGCATGGTGAAGTTGCTATAAATTGAAAGGAATTACGTGTTTCTCTAAATAATAATGACTTTATTTGCAATGAAAGATACTAAAATGAGAAATGCATGataattaaacatttataagactatttatttttttgaaggaGCTTGTATAGGATTATTATATACCTAGTATTGCTTCTAtctcatattttatttcatttctgttttttattctttgttacATCAATTGTCagtttatcaaaaaaaaaatttccttgtTCCACTCGTACGCCTTAAATTTGGGATGCACGATTAGCTTTTTTCCATTTATATAACATTATCTATAAAGGTGAGAGatacaaatataagaaaaaggaCAGTAAGCACTCAACGTGTGCATTAATTGatacaagtttttttaaaaaatttatttataagaatcaaaAATAGATAAAGGATTATTATAATAACTCATCCACAtttctcaacttttttttaaaatttattcataagAATCAAAAATTGATAAAGGAGGATTATAATAACTTATGCATATTTCTCAATCAACTAAACTAAATCAATCCCTTTAAGAGTTTTTcatatgtaattatattaaatatatgaagGGAAGATTTTATTGCCTATAATAATCATATTTAGCTTAAGCAAAATTATTTTCCATTGAGGCTATCTATGTTtctaaaaaaactaatgttaatattaaaatatgaatgaaaACAATCTTACAAAAAGGTTATCTTATAAATCATTTAAGGCTTAATATCCAATTTGGtcacttaatttattttatgtgttcaattgggtattttagtttttatagtatGCAATTGGGTCTCTTAATCTCTTTGTTTGTAAAATTTACTCAATTGGGTCCTTAGTGTTTGCTCTGTTAAGTATGTCGATAAACCTACCATATGTGGCCACtgttggatattttttaattggtttaattGATGACTTGTAATattatgataatattttattttattttaatatgcaaTTGTAAAATGTTGTCGTTTGCACTAGTTTGGGAAATTGTGAGTCAAAACTATGGGAAAACTCATTCTCAGAACCAAGGGAGtctttatttgagaaaaatcttCATTCAAGTAATGGATCATTTTGGAGATTAGGGTTCGTTAAAAGGCACAGAAAAAATGCGATATTGATATATCAAGGGCTATGGCACAAAAAGCTTGACTTTCTGCAAAAATGGAGGTGGAAGGTTCATTCAAAAATAGTTCACCGGGATTTATGACTATACTAATGCATTACCTTATGCTAACAAAGGGTCAACAATAAAGGTTCAAGTTGAGGGAGTATAAGGAACTGACAGTCAATTGGAAAATCCAAATAGTAATTTGTCCTCAACCTTCTAGAGATTATATGTTTTGTTTGCAAGCATGTAAGGAAAGTTTCCTTATGTCAAGACCTGTCATTGGGTTGGATGGTTGCTTCCTGAAAAGAATGTTGGAAGGTTCATTCTAGCAATTGTTGGTGTAGACCCAA contains:
- the LOC114417742 gene encoding protein RALF-like 19; the encoded protein is MNFKPWLSFLLLALALAMVAEASSVHHEYGFHGAAVVHDLIGDDNEMLLDSETNRRTLAGRQQYISYGALNANNVPCGNRGRSYYNCQQRGRANPYNRGCTQITHCARDTS